A single region of the Acidobacteriota bacterium genome encodes:
- a CDS encoding OmpA family protein, translated as MSATRFPAFILSALVLLAVGACKKAEPEPPAPPPPPPPVEEPPPPEPVPPPPEPPVVPEYVSPWSEDIVEANRQVHEKGLLGDVYFEFDKSTLTDETRSQLGKNADFLKSEDGEYLVITIEGHCDERGTNDYNLALGDRRSNAARDYLLSLGIAGDRLKTISYGEERPQCEESNEDCWQLNRRAYFRVTDFS; from the coding sequence ATGTCGGCCACAAGGTTCCCCGCATTCATTCTCTCGGCTCTCGTGTTGCTGGCTGTCGGCGCCTGCAAGAAGGCGGAGCCGGAGCCCCCAGCACCACCGCCACCGCCGCCGCCGGTCGAGGAACCTCCACCGCCGGAGCCGGTCCCGCCGCCGCCGGAGCCGCCTGTCGTCCCCGAGTACGTGTCGCCCTGGTCGGAAGACATCGTCGAGGCCAACAGGCAGGTGCATGAGAAGGGCCTCCTCGGTGACGTCTACTTCGAGTTCGACAAGTCGACGCTGACCGACGAGACGCGCAGCCAACTCGGCAAGAACGCCGACTTCCTCAAGAGCGAGGACGGCGAGTACCTCGTGATCACGATCGAGGGCCACTGCGACGAGCGTGGCACGAACGACTACAACCTCGCCTTGGGCGATCGCAGATCCAACGCCGCGCGGGACTACCTCCTGTCGCTGGGCATCGCCGGCGATCGTCTCAAGACGATCAGCTACGGCGAGGAGCGCCCGCAGTGCGAGGAGTCGAACGAGGACTGCTGGCAGTTGAACCGTCGCGCCTACTTCCGGGTCACCGACTTCAGTTGA
- a CDS encoding energy transducer TonB: MRSQDVPTPSVERALERRERREAGLNRPCLALSLTLHLVVLGAILFGPGLFAERTYLEPRTVELVQLATIRPKPIPVTPPPEEEPPPAPEPEPEPEPPPEEPPPDIPVLAEEKPEEPEPEPEPPPPPPEPEPEPRPKLERPFQRTRTVDDSLTGSDDAETPVVGYDSEDFTYAYYTTRLVAAIRARWTRPPIEGVEALVRFRIASDGTVTELELIESSGVARFDNAGLRAIELASPVPPLPVSFHKPSLGVTMRIR; encoded by the coding sequence GTGCGGAGTCAGGACGTCCCCACGCCTTCAGTCGAACGGGCACTCGAGCGCCGGGAGCGCCGCGAAGCGGGCCTGAACCGGCCCTGCCTCGCCCTGTCCCTGACCCTGCATCTCGTTGTCCTTGGAGCCATCCTCTTCGGGCCCGGCCTGTTCGCCGAGCGGACCTACCTGGAGCCGAGGACCGTTGAACTGGTGCAACTGGCGACGATCCGGCCGAAGCCGATCCCGGTGACGCCGCCACCGGAGGAGGAGCCGCCGCCCGCGCCGGAGCCGGAACCCGAACCGGAACCACCGCCCGAGGAGCCGCCGCCGGACATACCCGTGCTCGCGGAAGAGAAACCGGAAGAACCCGAGCCCGAGCCGGAACCACCGCCTCCGCCACCCGAGCCGGAGCCGGAACCGCGGCCGAAGCTGGAGCGCCCCTTCCAGCGCACGCGCACGGTGGACGACTCGCTGACCGGAAGCGACGATGCCGAGACGCCCGTGGTCGGCTACGACAGCGAGGACTTCACCTACGCCTACTACACGACCCGGCTCGTCGCCGCGATCAGGGCCCGCTGGACAAGGCCTCCCATCGAGGGCGTCGAAGCCCTCGTCCGGTTCCGCATCGCGAGCGACGGCACCGTGACGGAGCTCGAGCTGATCGAGTCCTCGGGCGTTGCCCGTTTCGACAACGCCGGCCTGAGGGCGATCGAACTGGCCTCGCCAGTACCGCCGCTGCCGGTCAGCTTCCATAAGCCGAGTCTCGGCGTGACGATGAGGATCAGATGA
- a CDS encoding biopolymer transporter ExbD: MAFFQDADSDDSVLADINVTPLVDVMLVLLIIFMIATPMLHQGVEVTLPEMESPSTLAVRDEDPMILTVAQNDLVYIKDEPVATPLLVERLLPQLDLRDYEAVFVKGDAEVPYGRIIHVLDVLERADIHRVALVVQPEDQGP; encoded by the coding sequence ATGGCCTTTTTCCAGGACGCCGACAGCGATGACTCGGTCCTCGCGGACATCAACGTGACACCGCTCGTGGACGTCATGCTGGTGCTCCTGATCATCTTCATGATCGCGACGCCCATGCTGCACCAGGGCGTCGAGGTGACCCTGCCGGAGATGGAATCGCCTTCCACCCTGGCCGTTCGCGACGAGGACCCGATGATCCTGACCGTGGCGCAGAACGATCTCGTCTACATCAAGGACGAACCGGTGGCCACCCCGCTGCTCGTTGAGCGCCTGCTGCCTCAACTGGACCTGCGCGACTACGAGGCGGTGTTCGTCAAGGGCGATGCCGAAGTGCCGTACGGAAGAATCATCCATGTTCTTGACGTTCTTGAACGTGCGGACATTCATCGCGTGGCCCTTGTCGTGCAACCAGAGGATCAAGGCCCCTAG
- a CDS encoding MotA/TolQ/ExbB proton channel family protein codes for MGLERTLRRAANVELRVLARNTSWLATTAAAAPFIGLFGTVWGIMIAFNDIGASGTATITAVAPGIAEALVNTAAGLVAAIPALVGYNYLATRLRQLRAEMDDFTLEFLNLAERNFG; via the coding sequence ATGGGGCTCGAGCGGACCCTCCGCAGGGCCGCCAACGTCGAACTTCGCGTCCTCGCCCGGAACACGTCCTGGTTGGCGACCACCGCCGCCGCGGCGCCCTTCATCGGCCTGTTCGGCACGGTCTGGGGAATCATGATCGCCTTCAACGACATCGGAGCCTCCGGTACGGCGACCATCACGGCGGTGGCCCCGGGCATCGCCGAAGCGCTGGTCAACACGGCCGCTGGCCTGGTGGCCGCGATCCCAGCGCTGGTCGGGTACAACTACCTCGCCACGAGGCTTCGCCAGCTCCGCGCGGAAATGGACGACTTCACGCTCGAGTTTCTGAATCTCGCCGAGCGCAACTTCGGTTGA
- a CDS encoding electron transfer flavoprotein subunit beta/FixA family protein, with protein MRIGVCIKQVPDTDAQLRVADSGLHIDDRDVNWVISSCDLCALEEALLLIEAAEQAGGQRPELVAFSLGPARVEEALRKALALGADRALHLVDDEFRGGDALADGRALAAAVRREECDLVITGAQSDDLGQAATPAVLAQVLGRPYAWLVMAVDLERENRSVRVVRELEGGMNEVLRLRLPAVVAVQAGINKPRFASLRGTLQARRKPLERLNCSNLGLDPELVGKAGAGIETMAIRFPPTGGGGLLIDKTSPEAAAAELLAHLERDALL; from the coding sequence TTGAGAATCGGCGTCTGCATCAAACAGGTACCGGACACCGATGCCCAACTGCGTGTCGCCGATTCCGGCCTCCACATCGACGACCGCGATGTGAACTGGGTCATCTCGAGCTGCGATCTCTGCGCGCTCGAAGAGGCCCTGCTGCTGATCGAAGCCGCCGAGCAGGCAGGTGGCCAGCGACCTGAACTCGTCGCGTTCAGTCTCGGACCCGCCCGAGTCGAGGAAGCGCTGCGCAAGGCGCTCGCGCTGGGTGCCGACCGGGCCTTGCATCTCGTGGACGACGAGTTCCGGGGTGGCGACGCGCTGGCCGACGGTCGTGCTCTGGCAGCGGCCGTCCGCCGGGAGGAATGCGACCTGGTGATTACCGGCGCGCAGTCGGACGATCTGGGGCAGGCCGCGACCCCGGCCGTTCTCGCACAGGTGCTGGGTCGCCCCTACGCCTGGTTGGTGATGGCCGTCGATCTGGAGAGGGAGAACCGCTCGGTACGGGTCGTCCGGGAACTGGAAGGCGGGATGAACGAAGTCCTCCGCCTCCGGTTGCCGGCAGTGGTCGCCGTGCAGGCGGGGATCAACAAGCCTCGCTTCGCCTCGCTGCGCGGTACGCTGCAGGCCCGCAGGAAGCCGCTGGAACGGCTGAACTGTTCGAACCTCGGCCTCGATCCGGAGCTGGTGGGGAAGGCGGGCGCTGGAATCGAGACGATGGCGATCCGTTTTCCCCCGACGGGTGGCGGCGGACTGCTGATCGACAAGACCTCTCCGGAGGCGGCCGCGGCAGAGCTCCTCGCGCACCTGGAGCGGGACGCGCTGCTGTGA
- a CDS encoding electron transfer flavoprotein subunit alpha/FixB family protein, translating to MSGPDTVVWMVKNAGSESGSCDVRVCGPALGSDLRLARLDEELLGPYSPGIYAEALGALIAEERGEERNRTLVLLPHTYQVAEFAPLLAMRLDAAYVPSICGATREDEDGGPRFRRSILQAKLQAEVRPRARTVVATLQSGAFSSDEPPAPPRKVVDVGPPADIERTHEREILGREAASAGGVDLAGAERIVTAGRGVGGADQVSVAADLASALGAELGASRPVVDNGWLPREHQVGSSGHTVTPNLYVALGVSGSIQHLMGMSGSRVIVAVNKDPEAPIFSVAHYGIVGDLHEVAPALTRLLNERAAAGTTS from the coding sequence GTGAGTGGCCCGGACACGGTGGTCTGGATGGTGAAGAACGCGGGCTCGGAGTCCGGCTCTTGCGACGTTCGCGTCTGTGGACCGGCTCTTGGATCGGACCTGCGGCTCGCCAGGCTGGACGAGGAACTGCTGGGGCCCTATTCGCCGGGGATCTACGCCGAGGCCCTGGGCGCTCTGATCGCGGAGGAGCGGGGCGAGGAACGGAACAGGACGCTCGTCCTCCTGCCGCATACCTACCAGGTCGCCGAGTTCGCACCGCTCCTCGCCATGAGGCTGGACGCCGCCTATGTCCCCTCGATCTGCGGAGCGACACGGGAAGACGAGGACGGTGGCCCGCGTTTTCGCCGCTCGATCCTGCAGGCCAAGCTGCAGGCCGAGGTTCGGCCGAGAGCGCGTACCGTTGTAGCGACCCTGCAGAGTGGCGCCTTCAGCAGCGACGAGCCGCCGGCGCCGCCCCGAAAGGTCGTCGACGTCGGTCCGCCGGCCGACATCGAACGCACGCACGAACGGGAGATTCTGGGCCGCGAGGCGGCGAGCGCCGGAGGCGTCGACCTCGCCGGCGCCGAACGGATCGTGACGGCCGGTCGAGGCGTGGGCGGGGCCGACCAGGTTTCGGTAGCGGCGGACCTGGCCTCTGCGCTCGGCGCTGAGCTCGGCGCCAGCAGACCGGTGGTCGACAACGGCTGGCTGCCGCGCGAACATCAGGTCGGCTCGAGCGGGCACACCGTCACCCCGAACCTCTACGTGGCGCTTGGAGTGTCGGGCTCGATCCAGCACCTGATGGGCATGAGCGGATCAAGGGTCATCGTCGCGGTCAACAAGGATCCCGAGGCGCCGATCTTCAGCGTCGCCCACTACGGCATCGTCGGCGACCTGCACGAAGTCGCGCCGGCGCTGACCCGCCTGCTGAACGAGCGTGCCGCCGCCGGCACGACGTCCTGA
- a CDS encoding RNA methyltransferase: MIRSRNNPQVRTIRRLRNAHARRRIDLLLLEGPHLVEAGAEAGLEFHHLLVTPEFGTAHVELIRRLEDRSGTAATPIDPDRLLEQADTDAPQGIAALVDPPPNWHSAEDETLVLTPGLHLYLDGIQDPGNLGAIARSTEAAGAASLLLAPGTARPSQPRALRASAGSLLRLPLWTDVSINRIPPGVPLLALTVQRTSKGTPPPTKLLFSIDDSEHRLLAELISTDAILAVGSESKGLSGLVLDRAEALLSIPTAPAVESLNAAVAASLALFELQRLRHTK; the protein is encoded by the coding sequence ATGATCCGCAGCCGGAACAATCCCCAGGTACGCACCATCCGGCGCCTGCGCAACGCCCACGCGCGCCGGCGCATCGACCTGCTCCTGCTCGAGGGCCCGCACCTCGTGGAGGCAGGTGCCGAAGCGGGGCTCGAGTTCCACCACCTTCTGGTGACGCCCGAGTTTGGTACGGCCCATGTCGAGCTGATCCGCCGGCTCGAAGACCGTTCGGGAACCGCGGCCACCCCGATCGATCCCGACCGGTTACTCGAACAGGCCGACACCGATGCCCCCCAGGGCATCGCCGCACTCGTCGACCCGCCCCCCAACTGGCACTCGGCAGAAGACGAGACCCTCGTCCTCACCCCTGGCCTTCACCTCTACCTCGACGGCATCCAGGACCCCGGCAACCTGGGGGCCATCGCCCGCTCCACCGAAGCCGCCGGCGCGGCTTCCCTCCTCCTGGCCCCGGGTACCGCCCGCCCCAGCCAGCCCCGCGCCCTCCGCGCCTCCGCGGGCAGCCTGCTCCGATTGCCCCTGTGGACTGACGTCTCAATCAACCGGATCCCGCCAGGAGTTCCGTTGCTTGCCCTGACAGTGCAACGCACCAGCAAGGGCACTCCTCCACCGACCAAGTTACTCTTCAGCATCGACGATTCCGAACACCGGCTGCTTGCCGAACTCATCTCCACCGATGCGATCCTGGCCGTGGGAAGCGAAAGCAAAGGTCTCTCCGGTCTGGTTCTCGACCGCGCGGAAGCACTGCTATCGATCCCGACCGCTCCCGCCGTCGAGTCTCTCAACGCAGCGGTGGCTGCATCCCTGGCTCTGTTCGAACTGCAGCGGCTGCGCCATACAAAGTAG
- the metK gene encoding methionine adenosyltransferase has product MRTGASGIRRLFTSESVTEGHPDKVADQISDAVLDAALRRDPEARVACETLVSTDLVLLAGEITVRSGGSDIDFEAVARKTIRDIGYTDAGVGFAADDCEVQVRLDPQSEDIALGVNTGGAGDQGLMFGYACRETQELMPLPIDLAHSLTRRLAELRRSGEHEWLRPDGKSQVTVQYDQNGQASRAHTIVVSTQHAREVGQEEIRQVVLEQVVRVCVPDRLLDEETILHVNPTGQFIVGGPQGDCGLTGRKIIVDTYGGVGHHGGGAFSGKDPTKVDRSASYMARYIAKNLVAAGMADRLEVQLAYAIGVAEPVSVHVDSFGTARDGLSDRFLEELVRSEFPLQPQAIIEALDLRKPRYLKTAAYGHFGRAEFPWERTDRAATLRRAVA; this is encoded by the coding sequence ATGCGCACTGGTGCGAGTGGAATACGCCGTCTGTTCACGTCCGAGTCGGTGACCGAGGGTCATCCCGACAAGGTCGCGGATCAGATCTCGGATGCCGTGCTCGATGCGGCGCTCCGGCGCGATCCTGAGGCCCGGGTAGCGTGCGAGACGCTGGTGAGTACGGATCTGGTGCTGCTCGCGGGCGAGATCACGGTTCGTTCCGGCGGCTCCGACATCGACTTCGAGGCGGTGGCCCGGAAGACCATCCGGGACATCGGCTACACGGACGCCGGGGTTGGATTCGCCGCCGACGACTGCGAGGTGCAGGTCCGGCTCGATCCGCAGTCCGAGGACATCGCGCTGGGGGTCAACACCGGCGGCGCGGGCGATCAGGGTCTGATGTTCGGCTATGCGTGCCGGGAGACGCAGGAACTCATGCCCCTGCCCATCGATCTCGCCCATAGCCTGACCCGGCGGTTGGCCGAACTGCGACGCTCGGGCGAGCACGAGTGGCTGAGACCGGACGGAAAATCCCAGGTCACTGTGCAGTACGACCAGAACGGACAGGCCTCCCGCGCGCACACGATCGTCGTATCGACGCAGCATGCGCGAGAGGTTGGGCAGGAGGAGATCAGGCAGGTCGTGCTCGAGCAGGTCGTACGGGTGTGCGTCCCTGACCGCCTGTTGGACGAGGAGACGATCCTCCACGTGAATCCCACAGGTCAGTTCATCGTCGGCGGTCCGCAGGGGGACTGCGGGCTCACGGGCCGCAAGATCATCGTCGACACCTACGGAGGAGTCGGCCACCACGGCGGTGGGGCCTTCTCTGGCAAGGATCCGACGAAGGTGGACCGCTCAGCGAGCTATATGGCGCGCTACATCGCGAAGAACCTCGTTGCCGCCGGCATGGCGGATCGTCTCGAGGTCCAGTTGGCCTACGCGATCGGAGTGGCCGAACCCGTTTCGGTGCATGTCGACTCGTTCGGCACGGCACGGGACGGGCTCTCGGACCGATTCCTCGAGGAACTCGTACGCAGCGAATTCCCACTCCAGCCTCAGGCGATCATCGAGGCGCTCGACCTGCGGAAGCCGCGTTATCTCAAGACGGCGGCCTACGGCCACTTTGGTCGAGCCGAGTTCCCCTGGGAGCGCACCGACCGCGCCGCGACCCTGCGTCGGGCCGTTGCCTAG
- the lptF gene encoding LPS export ABC transporter permease LptF: MFRLLDRYILRETIGPLSLGLLVFTFLALLQKLFQFAELIIERDVDVGVVLRLLGYALPQIIVLTIPMAFLFAILLAVGRMAADSELVAMRASGISLFSIYRPILVMSLLLAAVTTYLMTVTLPAGNKATLELQLAILQRSVNQQVKPRVFYDGLQGRVLYVFESHQNGDGWRGVFLADAVPGPEQQVIVGETGSIDVTPGNGRPPVLMFGVADVHEVDTNDPSTYRLQRLRDANIAIEDSQFRHSEGLVLAKDVRSITLPELVERAAEPGLPEEERNKALVEIHKKFAIPGACLVFGLYGIPLGFRNRRTGRSSGFLISVTMFLFYYVMLGNGEEAAVNGQIPPWLAMWAPNILLVVLGTFLLWRRNRDKSLMIGAVDRYLREHLWRRILHLGRRRQVRGRRKRALEDRLARAQTQSLAAGSSPTRPRLRLRIEPLSLRFPGVMDRYIFGVFLRVFLIAVIAALAIYIVSDFTQHIDEMFEHDVPSSVFAVYYTYFSLQIFYDVAPILVLVTTLVTFGLLSQRNEVVAAKALGFSLFRLAMPALVAAAGIALLSATLENSVLPASNAKVAELYDRIRGHAGPIKTYHGADRQWRYAQDDTGGGYIYNYRHYDAARRTLQRLQVFRFDPEHRLIGRLYAATARYVQPGQDEPGGWHLVDAWVRDFDGLAITNSNRFAGPQPVDLPEEPEFFDTEIKYADQMNRRELKLYVEDLMAAGNSVPELQMQLHNKTALPVVCLVMGLVALPFAFRLGRQGALYGIGISIMLGIVYYTVISVFVTLGQSEALPPVIAAWSPNALFGTLALYLFLGVRT, from the coding sequence ATGTTCCGCCTCCTCGACCGCTACATCCTGCGCGAGACAATCGGGCCCCTCAGCCTGGGCCTCCTCGTCTTCACCTTTCTGGCTCTGCTGCAGAAGCTCTTCCAGTTCGCGGAACTGATCATCGAGAGGGACGTCGACGTCGGTGTCGTGCTGCGGCTCCTCGGCTACGCCCTGCCGCAGATAATCGTCCTGACGATCCCGATGGCGTTCCTCTTCGCGATCCTTCTGGCCGTGGGCCGGATGGCCGCGGACAGCGAACTAGTCGCGATGCGAGCCTCGGGGATCAGCCTGTTCTCAATCTACCGGCCGATCCTGGTCATGAGTCTGCTACTGGCAGCGGTGACCACCTACCTGATGACCGTAACTCTGCCGGCGGGCAACAAGGCCACGCTCGAACTGCAGCTGGCGATTCTGCAACGGAGCGTGAACCAGCAGGTCAAGCCCCGCGTGTTCTACGACGGCCTGCAAGGGCGTGTCCTGTACGTCTTTGAGTCGCACCAGAACGGGGACGGCTGGCGGGGCGTCTTCCTGGCCGACGCGGTTCCAGGCCCCGAGCAGCAGGTCATCGTTGGCGAGACGGGGAGCATCGACGTGACTCCGGGGAACGGTCGACCACCGGTCCTCATGTTCGGTGTTGCGGACGTGCATGAAGTGGACACGAACGACCCCAGCACCTACCGGCTGCAGCGTCTGCGCGATGCGAACATCGCGATCGAGGACAGCCAGTTCCGGCATAGCGAGGGACTGGTGCTTGCGAAGGACGTGCGTTCGATCACCCTCCCGGAGTTGGTCGAGCGCGCCGCGGAACCGGGACTTCCGGAAGAAGAACGCAACAAGGCCCTGGTCGAGATCCACAAGAAGTTCGCGATTCCGGGGGCCTGCCTCGTGTTCGGCCTCTACGGGATACCCCTCGGCTTCCGGAACCGCCGCACCGGGCGGTCCTCCGGCTTTCTGATCTCGGTGACGATGTTCCTCTTCTACTACGTCATGCTCGGCAACGGAGAAGAAGCCGCCGTCAACGGGCAGATCCCTCCCTGGCTGGCGATGTGGGCGCCGAACATCCTCCTGGTCGTTCTGGGCACGTTTCTCCTCTGGCGTAGAAACCGCGACAAGAGCCTCATGATCGGCGCGGTCGATCGCTACCTCCGCGAGCACCTATGGCGGCGTATCCTGCACCTCGGTCGGCGGAGACAGGTCAGGGGCCGCCGGAAGCGGGCGCTGGAGGATCGTCTCGCACGGGCCCAGACCCAGTCCCTGGCGGCGGGCAGCTCCCCCACCCGACCCCGGCTCCGGTTGCGGATCGAGCCCCTGAGCCTGCGCTTCCCGGGCGTCATGGACCGGTACATCTTCGGCGTCTTCCTGCGCGTCTTCCTGATTGCGGTCATCGCGGCCCTCGCCATCTACATCGTGTCGGACTTCACCCAGCACATCGACGAGATGTTCGAGCACGACGTCCCGTCGAGCGTCTTCGCCGTCTACTACACCTACTTCTCGCTGCAGATCTTCTACGACGTGGCGCCCATCCTGGTCCTCGTGACGACGCTGGTCACCTTCGGCCTCCTTTCGCAGCGCAACGAGGTCGTGGCCGCCAAGGCCCTCGGCTTCAGCCTGTTCCGGCTGGCCATGCCGGCCCTGGTCGCCGCGGCGGGGATCGCGTTGCTCAGCGCGACCCTCGAGAACTCGGTGTTGCCGGCTTCCAACGCCAAGGTCGCCGAATTGTACGACCGGATTCGTGGACATGCGGGACCGATCAAGACCTACCACGGTGCCGACCGCCAGTGGCGCTACGCCCAGGACGACACCGGTGGCGGCTACATCTACAACTACCGCCACTACGACGCGGCCAGGCGCACTCTGCAACGCCTGCAGGTGTTCCGCTTCGACCCCGAGCACCGCCTGATAGGTCGCCTGTACGCCGCGACGGCCCGCTACGTGCAGCCAGGCCAGGACGAGCCCGGCGGCTGGCACCTGGTCGATGCCTGGGTGCGGGACTTTGACGGTCTCGCGATCACCAACAGCAACCGCTTCGCAGGCCCTCAACCGGTCGATCTGCCCGAGGAACCGGAGTTCTTCGACACCGAGATCAAGTACGCCGACCAGATGAACCGCCGCGAACTCAAACTGTACGTGGAGGATCTGATGGCCGCCGGCAACTCCGTCCCGGAGCTTCAGATGCAACTCCACAACAAGACCGCGCTGCCCGTGGTGTGCCTGGTGATGGGACTGGTCGCGTTGCCCTTCGCCTTCCGACTCGGCCGCCAGGGGGCGCTCTACGGAATCGGCATCTCGATCATGCTCGGCATCGTGTACTACACCGTGATCAGCGTGTTCGTGACCCTTGGCCAGTCGGAGGCACTGCCTCCCGTGATCGCTGCGTGGAGCCCGAACGCGCTGTTCGGGACGCTCGCGCTCTACCTGTTCCTGGGCGTGAGGACCTAG
- a CDS encoding ParB/RepB/Spo0J family partition protein, whose amino-acid sequence MKIVPLSRIEPDPDQPRRRLEGLEELTASIRTKGVLEPILARPLPQAGPDDFGRQRYRIISGERRFRAAQRAGIREIPLIEMDVSRSEALEIALVENLQRVDLTPFEEAEGLNALVERHGYTHEQIAAAVGRSRVSVTESLALLRLPRTVRERAVALGVSARKSILLEVLRLSSESEMLEMLERIAEFDLKRAQVRDEVRERRTAGPPDERPTESPEPMDEDARGPKPHVFRFQAPDERYSVSLTFRQRVVEETDLIAALEQVLAALRRERDRTPIL is encoded by the coding sequence GTGAAGATCGTTCCTCTATCCCGGATCGAGCCGGACCCGGACCAACCCAGACGGCGCCTCGAAGGTCTGGAGGAGCTGACTGCCTCGATCCGGACGAAGGGCGTTCTGGAGCCGATCCTGGCGCGGCCGCTTCCGCAGGCAGGCCCCGATGACTTCGGACGGCAAAGGTACCGGATCATCTCCGGCGAGAGGCGCTTCCGCGCCGCCCAGCGGGCCGGGATCCGCGAGATCCCCTTGATCGAGATGGACGTCTCGCGCAGCGAGGCCCTCGAAATCGCACTGGTCGAGAATCTCCAGCGAGTCGACTTGACCCCATTCGAAGAGGCTGAAGGCCTGAACGCGCTGGTTGAGCGGCACGGTTACACGCACGAGCAGATCGCCGCCGCGGTCGGCCGTTCCCGGGTCAGCGTGACCGAGTCGCTGGCCTTGCTGCGACTGCCACGAACCGTTCGCGAACGGGCCGTCGCGCTGGGCGTATCGGCAAGGAAGTCGATTCTCCTGGAAGTGCTCAGACTGTCCTCCGAAAGCGAGATGCTCGAGATGCTCGAACGCATCGCCGAGTTCGACCTCAAACGAGCCCAGGTGCGAGACGAGGTGCGCGAGCGTCGAACCGCGGGACCGCCCGACGAGCGCCCGACGGAATCGCCGGAGCCGATGGATGAGGACGCACGCGGCCCGAAGCCGCACGTGTTCCGTTTCCAGGCCCCTGACGAGCGCTACAGCGTGTCCCTGACCTTCCGCCAGCGCGTTGTCGAGGAGACTGATCTGATCGCCGCCCTCGAACAGGTTCTCGCGGCGCTACGGCGCGAGCGGGACCGGACGCCGATTCTCTAG
- a CDS encoding bifunctional nuclease family protein, producing the protein MTTGGGRNPGAGENTVDRKIPAEVHGLMMEPNSNQPIVILRLQEKDAKESSVVPIWIGIFEAGAIQLAIEGKDPGRPMTHDLLKNALDLVGAEVIEVVVRAIEGNTFLAVVELVERSGEHRLLDARPSDAIALALRAGAPLFVRQSVADLARVRQRVKKKGDASEAPTAGMDEEKMKEWLEELDPKTLGKYEM; encoded by the coding sequence ATGACGACGGGAGGCGGCCGGAACCCTGGGGCAGGCGAGAACACGGTGGATCGCAAGATTCCGGCGGAGGTTCACGGCCTGATGATGGAACCGAACTCCAACCAGCCGATCGTCATTCTGCGGCTGCAGGAAAAGGACGCGAAGGAGAGTTCCGTCGTCCCGATCTGGATCGGCATCTTCGAGGCCGGAGCGATTCAACTCGCCATCGAGGGCAAGGATCCGGGCCGACCCATGACCCACGACCTGTTGAAGAACGCTCTGGATCTGGTCGGCGCGGAAGTGATCGAGGTCGTCGTCCGGGCGATCGAGGGCAACACGTTCCTGGCGGTCGTCGAGCTCGTCGAACGCAGCGGCGAGCACCGCCTTCTCGATGCCCGGCCCAGTGACGCCATCGCGCTCGCCCTCCGCGCCGGAGCGCCGCTCTTCGTGCGCCAGTCGGTCGCCGATCTCGCCCGCGTCAGGCAGCGGGTGAAGAAGAAGGGGGACGCGAGCGAGGCCCCGACGGCCGGCATGGACGAGGAGAAGATGAAGGAATGGCTCGAGGAGCTCGATCCGAAGACCCTCGGCAAGTACGAGATGTAG